Proteins from a single region of Streptomyces sp. HUAS 15-9:
- a CDS encoding GNAT family N-acetyltransferase has product MRYWQVGPTAHTHMTLGYGSNESRLEFVQGTARDGSPWADDVRLIGDGASDLLHLLLGRLPGWTVSLRDDGAVAPDIPGAVPLRHAHHYLWHLSSCPPDPDWARPKLPPRVHFVPALEVDIDQLQTVRERAYLPGHPDRSVDRSRHLVPLLTGALYGRNLACSTVALLGPQPIGAILANAEVGPPALPGPGFTDLFRDPECSLRGIGSLLMKYALATAYLDGLAEDLRLAVTEGNPARRLYERLGFRHVYSTRTLRLPGDSQSQ; this is encoded by the coding sequence ATGAGGTACTGGCAAGTCGGCCCTACGGCTCACACGCACATGACTCTTGGGTATGGCTCGAATGAGTCGAGACTCGAGTTTGTACAGGGCACAGCCCGGGACGGGTCTCCCTGGGCGGACGATGTCCGCCTCATCGGGGACGGAGCGAGTGATCTGCTCCACCTCCTCCTCGGCAGGCTGCCCGGGTGGACCGTCTCCCTGCGGGATGATGGGGCCGTAGCACCTGACATTCCTGGAGCCGTGCCGTTGCGCCATGCCCATCACTATCTATGGCATCTGTCGTCGTGTCCGCCCGACCCAGACTGGGCACGCCCCAAACTTCCTCCTCGCGTCCACTTCGTACCTGCTTTGGAGGTGGACATCGACCAATTGCAGACTGTCCGTGAGCGCGCCTACCTACCGGGGCACCCGGATCGCAGCGTGGATCGATCCAGGCATCTGGTGCCGCTCTTGACCGGTGCGCTCTATGGGCGAAACCTTGCCTGCAGCACCGTGGCCCTTCTCGGACCGCAGCCCATAGGCGCCATTCTGGCCAATGCCGAAGTTGGACCGCCCGCCCTACCAGGGCCGGGGTTCACCGACCTGTTCCGGGACCCGGAGTGCTCCCTGCGAGGAATCGGCTCGCTTCTCATGAAGTACGCACTGGCCACAGCGTATCTGGACGGTCTGGCAGAAGACTTGCGCCTGGCAGTGACCGAAGGCAATCCGGCTCGCAGACTCTACGAGCGACTCGGGTTCCGGCATGTGTACAGCACTCGTACTCTGAGGCTGCCAGGTGACAGCCAGAGCCAGTAG
- a CDS encoding ATP-binding protein produces MSDGEADRADRVNNDLSGSVTNSVQARNVSGGVHFHGQHAGVPRPYQLPPESSHFTGRSEDLAKLDAIFEGWTHEVRPTVIVSAVAGTAGIGKTALAIHWARGVADRFPDGLLYVNLQGYGPGPLITPNQALHGFLLALGTSAEGLPEDLEGRSGLFRSLLHQRCMLVLLDNARDAEQVRPLLPASATCFVLITSRSQLSSLVVRDGAQRLVLDMLSPEESLELLGSIIGGGRLDAEPSAAVLLTVRCARLPLALRIAAEMAAARPHASLEELADELTGAARIEALATYDDDETSAVRKVFSWSYRNLSPATARVFRLLSLPTGQDISLKAAAALADLAPAQTLRILSNLVSANLLEIAGNNRYRFHDLIRDYAGECSVEEDDEHDRSQALHRLFSWLVATGEKAGAVLGTRRGAAPFTISDEERPPAHLSVALDSPASALGWCETEFANVVAACRQAADVGDFASAWKLPAALRPFFQLRRPTLDWIAVNEIALAAAEALRDEHAQLVALRDLGAANVYCGRHEEAYACCMRALAVSQRLGEDEGWNLNNVGDALISLRRFEAAVDYLLSALRMARRSGDAWLIAHALENLGSAYLGLNRPEDAVESLSESLAIFEDLSYPFGQGLVLDKLAGTHLSVGCFDEAITAGLQASAFHAAVGNRLGEASTLQILARAFAAAGRRQEAESHRLQALQILEELGHPDAELIRSTIRRPED; encoded by the coding sequence GTGAGCGACGGGGAGGCCGATCGGGCGGACCGGGTGAACAATGATCTTTCCGGTTCGGTGACCAATTCCGTCCAGGCGCGGAACGTCTCGGGCGGCGTGCACTTCCATGGGCAACACGCTGGCGTTCCCCGTCCCTACCAGCTTCCGCCGGAGTCGTCCCACTTCACTGGCAGAAGCGAGGACCTCGCCAAGCTCGACGCCATATTTGAAGGGTGGACCCACGAGGTCCGGCCGACCGTCATCGTGTCGGCGGTGGCGGGCACTGCCGGTATCGGCAAGACAGCTCTGGCCATCCACTGGGCCCGGGGTGTCGCCGATCGCTTTCCTGACGGGTTGCTCTACGTCAACCTCCAGGGGTACGGTCCCGGCCCGCTGATCACACCGAACCAGGCACTCCACGGATTTCTGCTCGCGCTCGGCACATCGGCCGAAGGGCTTCCCGAGGACCTTGAGGGCCGCAGTGGACTGTTCAGAAGCCTCCTTCATCAGCGGTGCATGCTCGTTCTTCTGGACAACGCTCGCGACGCGGAGCAGGTCCGTCCGTTGCTGCCCGCTTCTGCAACCTGCTTCGTCCTGATCACCAGCAGAAGCCAACTCTCCAGTCTGGTGGTGCGCGACGGCGCGCAGCGCCTCGTCCTCGACATGCTGTCCCCGGAAGAATCACTGGAGTTGCTGGGCTCGATCATCGGAGGGGGCCGCCTCGATGCGGAACCCTCGGCAGCCGTACTACTCACGGTCAGATGCGCCCGTCTGCCGTTGGCCCTGCGCATCGCAGCCGAGATGGCCGCGGCGCGACCCCATGCCTCGCTGGAGGAACTGGCCGACGAATTGACCGGCGCTGCCCGGATCGAAGCCCTGGCCACGTACGACGATGACGAGACGTCCGCAGTCCGGAAGGTGTTCTCCTGGTCATATCGCAATCTCTCGCCCGCTACTGCTCGCGTGTTTCGCCTGCTGAGCCTGCCGACGGGTCAGGACATCAGCCTCAAAGCGGCCGCGGCCCTGGCTGACTTGGCGCCGGCCCAGACGCTGCGCATACTGTCGAACCTGGTCAGCGCCAATCTCCTTGAGATCGCCGGCAACAATCGCTATCGCTTCCACGATTTGATCCGCGACTACGCCGGTGAATGCAGTGTCGAGGAGGACGACGAGCACGACCGGTCACAGGCGCTGCACCGCCTGTTTTCATGGCTTGTCGCCACCGGGGAGAAAGCCGGTGCCGTTCTTGGAACCCGTCGTGGTGCGGCTCCTTTCACGATCTCCGACGAAGAACGACCCCCCGCACATCTGTCTGTCGCTCTGGACTCGCCCGCAAGTGCACTTGGTTGGTGCGAGACCGAGTTCGCGAACGTCGTGGCGGCGTGTCGGCAGGCAGCGGACGTCGGCGACTTTGCTTCCGCCTGGAAGCTGCCCGCCGCGCTTAGGCCCTTCTTCCAGCTCAGAAGGCCCACGTTGGACTGGATTGCGGTCAATGAGATCGCCCTGGCCGCAGCAGAGGCTTTGCGCGATGAACACGCGCAGTTGGTGGCGTTGCGTGATCTGGGCGCCGCGAACGTGTACTGCGGCAGACATGAAGAAGCCTATGCGTGCTGCATGCGCGCCCTGGCGGTCAGTCAGCGCCTGGGCGAGGACGAGGGCTGGAACCTGAACAACGTGGGCGATGCGCTAATCTCCCTGCGTCGCTTCGAAGCGGCTGTCGACTACCTGCTCTCCGCGCTGCGGATGGCGCGCCGATCAGGCGACGCATGGCTCATCGCCCATGCGCTGGAAAACCTCGGTTCGGCCTATCTGGGCCTGAACCGGCCGGAAGACGCCGTGGAGTCACTCAGCGAGTCCTTGGCAATTTTCGAAGATCTCTCCTATCCCTTTGGTCAGGGGCTCGTTCTGGACAAACTGGCCGGCACTCATCTGTCCGTAGGGTGCTTCGACGAGGCGATCACGGCCGGTCTGCAGGCATCCGCCTTCCATGCAGCAGTGGGCAACAGGCTCGGTGAGGCGTCTACTCTGCAAATCCTCGCCCGCGCCTTTGCCGCCGCGGGCCGCCGTCAGGAGGCAGAAAGCCATCGGCTGCAAGCCCTGCAGATCCTCGAGGAACTTGGTCACCCGGACGCGGAACTGATCCGATCAACGATCCGGCGTCCAGAAGACTGA
- a CDS encoding class I SAM-dependent methyltransferase — MWATAVGVARVRALETERENALFRDPLAQAFATAGGLWPSSPPLPDDEAARRRRLAVVFSIVIRTKFLDDLLQQASASGVRQVVLLGAGMDSRAFRTDWPEGTRLFEVDTAAPLDFKASVLRQERAVARCERITVAVDLREDWPGALAAAGHDPAVPTVWIAEGLLIYLPEDAVELLLARISAQSATGSRMGLTLGSRGVIERFGADAAPGSAASMWVSEMPDDPVGWLAGHGWEADSHTLRERAAAYGRPISTPPQHEERPGGLISAVRR, encoded by the coding sequence GTGTGGGCCACGGCGGTGGGGGTGGCCAGGGTGCGGGCGCTGGAGACCGAGCGGGAGAACGCGCTGTTCCGCGACCCGCTGGCACAGGCCTTCGCCACCGCCGGCGGCCTGTGGCCCTCCTCGCCGCCGCTGCCCGATGACGAGGCCGCGCGACGCCGCCGGCTGGCCGTGGTGTTTTCCATCGTCATCAGGACGAAGTTCCTCGACGACCTGTTGCAGCAGGCCTCCGCGTCCGGGGTCCGGCAGGTCGTGCTGCTCGGCGCCGGCATGGACAGCCGGGCCTTCCGGACGGACTGGCCCGAGGGCACCCGGCTGTTCGAGGTCGACACCGCCGCGCCACTGGACTTCAAGGCTTCGGTACTGCGCCAGGAGCGGGCCGTCGCACGCTGCGAGCGGATCACCGTCGCCGTGGATCTGCGTGAGGACTGGCCAGGCGCGCTGGCCGCGGCAGGGCACGACCCGGCCGTGCCGACCGTGTGGATCGCCGAAGGACTGCTGATCTATCTGCCCGAGGACGCGGTGGAGCTGCTGCTGGCCCGGATCAGCGCGCAGTCGGCGACAGGCAGTCGGATGGGGCTGACGTTGGGCTCGCGCGGCGTGATCGAGCGCTTCGGCGCGGACGCCGCGCCGGGATCGGCAGCGTCCATGTGGGTCTCGGAGATGCCCGACGACCCGGTGGGCTGGCTGGCCGGGCACGGCTGGGAGGCCGACAGCCACACCCTGCGCGAGCGCGCTGCCGCCTACGGACGCCCGATCAGCACCCCGCCCCAGCACGAGGAACGGCCCGGCGGACTGATCTCGGCGGTCCGCCGGTAG
- a CDS encoding alpha/beta fold hydrolase gives MPQHIAEITHRSVPSPGGRIHLAEQGTGPLVLLVHGFPESWYSWRHQLPVLAAAGYRAVAIDVRGYGRSSKPTATDAYRMLGLVEDNVAVVHVLDEESAVVIGHDWGATIAANSALLRPDVFRAVGLLSVPYAPRGGPRPSDVFAHMGGDEEFYVSYFQEPGRAEAEIEPDVRGWLAGFYAALSADTMPAPGAPDPHFVSRNATLRERLPVGRLPAWLSESDLDVYAGEFERTGLSGALNRYRNMDRDWEDLAAFDGAPITQPSLFIGGTLDASTTWLSDAIKAYPVTLPGLVSSHLLDGCGHWIQQERPAEVNRLLTDWLATLPT, from the coding sequence ATGCCGCAGCACATCGCGGAGATCACACACCGGTCGGTCCCCTCGCCAGGAGGCCGGATTCACCTCGCGGAACAGGGAACCGGGCCGCTGGTGCTGCTCGTCCACGGCTTCCCGGAGTCCTGGTACTCCTGGCGCCACCAGCTGCCGGTACTCGCGGCGGCGGGATACCGCGCGGTCGCCATCGATGTGCGCGGCTACGGCCGCTCCTCCAAGCCGACCGCAACGGATGCGTACCGGATGCTCGGCCTGGTGGAGGACAACGTCGCGGTGGTGCACGTCCTGGACGAGGAGTCGGCGGTGGTCATCGGCCACGACTGGGGCGCGACCATAGCCGCGAACTCCGCTCTGCTCAGGCCGGATGTGTTTCGGGCGGTGGGGCTGCTGAGCGTTCCCTATGCCCCGCGTGGTGGGCCCCGCCCCAGCGACGTCTTCGCTCACATGGGCGGGGATGAGGAGTTCTACGTCTCGTACTTCCAGGAGCCGGGCCGCGCCGAGGCCGAGATCGAACCCGATGTGCGCGGCTGGCTCGCGGGCTTCTATGCGGCCCTGTCCGCCGACACCATGCCCGCACCCGGCGCTCCCGATCCGCACTTCGTCAGCAGGAACGCGACGCTGCGTGAGCGGCTTCCCGTCGGCCGACTGCCTGCCTGGCTGAGCGAGAGCGATCTCGACGTCTACGCCGGGGAGTTCGAACGCACCGGCCTTTCCGGAGCACTCAACCGCTACCGGAACATGGACCGCGACTGGGAAGACCTCGCCGCCTTCGACGGCGCCCCCATCACCCAGCCGTCCCTGTTCATCGGTGGCACCCTCGACGCTTCCACGACCTGGCTGTCCGACGCGATCAAGGCGTACCCGGTCACGCTACCGGGCCTGGTCTCCTCACACCTCCTCGACGGCTGCGGCCACTGGATCCAGCAAGAACGCCCAGCCGAGGTCAACCGACTCCTGACCGACTGGCTCGCCACTCTGCCCACCTGA
- a CDS encoding MerR family transcriptional regulator: MDELITIGELAARTRLSRKALRLYGDRGLLVPARLEGAGQVRRYGVEQIQRARLIGLMRSMGMPLARIAEVLELDGHAASQSVAAYWAQMEDQHTARRTLATHLQQVLDEATDSLGTPAQRDVAAQWVVSVRTHVDADGLSAFLDGATQELFAHLTAARARIAGHVFALYHGVISQDGDGPVEVCVPTDDPVEQTDRIRVRIEPAHREAYLKVTGQQRSYAVMEALHDTVAAWIDQRGLRLAGPAREVYHPNFTAGDDTEHVMDIAYPFHPPTGTVPDSSGGDDGPVVLS, encoded by the coding sequence GTGGACGAGTTGATCACGATAGGGGAGTTGGCTGCCCGCACGCGGCTGAGCCGCAAAGCACTGCGGTTGTACGGAGACCGGGGCCTGTTGGTCCCTGCCAGGCTCGAGGGAGCGGGCCAGGTCCGCCGGTACGGAGTGGAGCAGATCCAGCGAGCCCGCTTGATCGGGCTGATGCGGTCGATGGGAATGCCGCTGGCGCGAATCGCCGAGGTGCTGGAGCTGGACGGTCACGCGGCATCGCAGTCGGTGGCCGCGTACTGGGCGCAGATGGAGGACCAGCACACCGCCCGCCGGACGCTGGCCACCCATCTGCAGCAGGTGCTCGACGAAGCGACGGATTCCCTCGGCACACCCGCTCAGCGCGACGTCGCTGCGCAGTGGGTGGTCTCGGTGCGGACTCACGTGGATGCCGACGGTCTGTCTGCGTTCCTCGACGGGGCCACTCAGGAGCTGTTCGCGCACCTGACGGCTGCCAGGGCGCGCATTGCGGGTCACGTATTCGCCCTGTATCACGGCGTCATAAGCCAGGACGGCGACGGACCGGTCGAAGTGTGCGTTCCCACCGACGACCCTGTAGAGCAGACGGACCGCATCAGGGTACGGATCGAACCGGCCCACCGAGAGGCATACCTGAAGGTGACCGGGCAGCAGCGCTCCTACGCGGTAATGGAGGCGCTGCACGACACCGTCGCGGCCTGGATCGACCAGCGTGGGCTTCGCCTGGCCGGACCCGCACGCGAGGTCTACCACCCGAACTTCACTGCAGGTGACGACACCGAGCACGTCATGGACATCGCCTATCCCTTCCATCCGCCGACGGGCACCGTGCCGGACTCCTCAGGTGGAGACGATGGCCCAGTCGTGCTCAGCTGA